Proteins encoded together in one Benincasa hispida cultivar B227 chromosome 1, ASM972705v1, whole genome shotgun sequence window:
- the LOC120085576 gene encoding uncharacterized protein LOC120085576 isoform X1 has protein sequence MPESMEATPSVPPSLDLQSVRSELEELQRSLEENEAYTPDSLGSEKLLKECALHLESRLQQILSEYSNVDSFLGIDDLDAYVEHMKEELVAVEAESSKISNEIEVLKRTNIEDSNKLKMDLEVLKLSLDRFTSQDPEEATFNCSSMNGEDQMNIVNRECNAFEVLELEGQIEQNKKILKSLQEVDKIFKSLDVIEQVEDTIGGMKVIDVADNFIRLSLRTHIPNLEDFSTLQRLEGIIEKSVLDHELLIEVLEGTMELKNAEIFPGDVHLHDIINASKSISNSSLEWFVRKVQDRIVLCTLRRFVVKSANKSSHSFEYFDQDEMIICSMIGGIDACIKVSQGWPLADSPLKLISLKSSDHYTKGVSLSLICKVEKMANSLDARICRNLSSFADAVEKILKEQMHLELQADSG, from the exons ATGCCAGAATCGATGGAAGCTACACCGTCTGTACCTCCAAGCCTCGATCTTCAATCAGTTCGCAG CGAGCTAGAAGAGTTGCAGAGATCGTTGGAGGAAAATGAAGCTTATACGCCGGATTCATTAGGTTCTGAGAAGTTACTGAAGGAGTGTGCTCTCCATCTCGAG AGCAGACTACAGCAGATTCTGTCAGAATACTCTAATGTCGATAGTTTCTTGGGGATTGATGATTTAG ATGCGTATGTTGAACATATGAAAGAGGAACTTGTCGCGGTGGAAGCTGAAAGCAGCAAAATCTCCAATGAGATCGAGGTTCTTAAGAGAACCAATATAGAAG ATTCTAATAAATTAAAGATGGATCTTGAAGTATTAAAATTGTCACTAGATCGTTTTACATCACAG GATCCTGAAGAGGCAACATTTAATTGCAGCTCTATGAATGGTGAAGATCAGATGAACATAGTCAACCGTGAATGCAATGCATTTGAG GTTTTGGAACTTGAAGGTCAGATTGAGCAGaacaaaaaaattctaaaatcttTGCAAGAAGTAGATAAGATATTCaaaag TTTGGATGTTATTGAGCAGGTTGAGGACACAATTGGTGGTATGAAGGTCATTGATGTTGCTGATAATTTCATTAGATTATCATTACGTACACACATTCCAAACTTGGAAGATTTTTCAACCTTACAAAGACTTGAAGGTATAATTGAGAAATCTGTATTGGATCACGAGTTGCTAATAGAAGTTTTGGAGGGGACAATGGAGTTAAAGAATGCTGAG ATCTTTCCTGGTGATGTCCACTTGCACGATATCATCAATGCTTCAAAGTCAATCAG CAATTCTTCATTGGAATGGTTTGTGAGAAAAGTACAAGATAGGATTGTTTTGTGTACTCTTAGGCGGTTTGTTGTGAAGAGTGCAAACAAATCAAG TCATTCTTTTGAGTATTTTGATCAAGACGAAATGATAATATGTAGTATGATTGGAGGGATTGATGCGTGTATTAAGGTGTCTCAAGGTTGGCCATTAGCCGATTCTCCTCTGAAACTTATATCGCTCAAGAGCTCAGATCATTATACAAAAGGAGTTTCTTTAAGCCTCATTTGCAAGGTGGAG aaaatggCGAATTCCTTGGACGCTCGTATTTGCCGAAATCTATCAAGCTTTGCGGACGCTGTTGAAAAAATATTGAAGGAGCAAATGCATTTAGAACTCCAAGCTGACAGTGGTTAA
- the LOC120085590 gene encoding probable magnesium transporter NIPA2 yields MGLSSDNIHGLILAVSSSIFIGSSFIIKKKGLMKAGSSGTRAGSGGYSYLYEPMWWAGMISMIVGEVANFIAYAYAPAILVTPLGALSIIFSAVLAHFILEERLHIFGMLGCALCVVGSTTIVLHAPQERNIESVKEVWVLATEPGFLVYSVIVLVLVAVLIVRYVPRFGQTHMIVYVGICSLMGSLTVMSVKAVGIALKLTFSGMNQFKYFETWFFTVLVVGGSILQVNYLNKALDTFNTAVVSPVYYVMFTSLTILASMIMFKEWDSQNASQIATELCGFVTILSGTFLLHKTRDMGNSPSSDGPIVVRSPKRPTTNTNSD; encoded by the exons ATGGGATTATCTTCCGATAACATTCATGGCCTCATTCTTGCTGTTTCTTCGAGTATCTTCATCGGTAGTAGCTTCATTATCAAGAAGAAAGGTCTTATGAAAGCCGGTAGTAGTGGAACCAGAGCAG GTTCTGGAGGATATTCGTATTTGTATGAACCTATGTGGTGGGCTGGGATGATAAGTA TGATTGTTGGAGAGGTTGCTAATTTCATTGCTTATGCTTATGCTCCTGCAATTCTCGTAACTCCTTTGGGAGCTTTAAGTATAATTTTCAG TGCAGTACTAGCTCATTTCATTTTGGAGGAGAGGCTACATATCTTCGGCATGCTGGGATGTGCTCTATGTGTGGTGGGATCAACAACTATTGTTTTGCATGCTCCTCAGGAAAGAAATATTGAATCCGTCAAGGAAGTTTGGGTGCTTGCTACGGAGCCAG GTTTTCTGGTATACTCCGTCATAGTTTTGGTTCTAGTTGCTGTTCTCATTGTTCGATATGTTCCAAGATTTGGACAAACCCACATGATTGTTTATGTTGGAATTTGTTCTCTCATGGGTTCTCTTACG GTTATGAGCGTAAAAGCAGTAGGAATTGCACTTAAGCTGACGTTTTCAGGGATGAATCAGTTTAAGTACTTTGAGACGTGGTTTTTTACGGTCCTTGTGGTAGGAGGTAGCATTTTACAGGTCAACTActtaaacaag GCTTTGGACACCTTTAACACTGCTGTTGTATCTCCAGTTTACTATGTGATGTTCACATCACTCACCATCCTTGCCAGTATGATTATGTTCAAG GAATGGGACTCACAAAATGCATCACAAATTGCAACCGAACTATGCGGTTTCGTTACCATTCTTTCTGGAACTTTTCTCCTACATAAAACTAGGGATATGGGAAATTCTCCTTCCTCCGATGGCCCAATTGTCGTTAGGTCCCCGAAACGACCTACTACGAACACAAATTCTGACTAG
- the LOC120088158 gene encoding serine/arginine repetitive matrix protein 2: MADRNLVVAKPIWMKQAEEAKLKSEAEKDAAAKAAFEATFKGVDKIPAKEAASSDSDFEDTEDLEHKPIGPVDPARCTAAGAGIAGGTACVPASFTVVTKDVDGRKVPHGGAQIKVKVSPGVGVGGTEQDGIVKDMNDGTYTITYVVPKRGNYMVNIECNGRPIMGSPFPVFFSAGTSSGGLLGLAPASSFPNLVNQNMPNMPNYSGSVSGAFPGLMGMIPGIVAGASGGAILPGIGASLGEVCREYLNGQCAKTDCKLNHPPHNLLMTAIAATTSMGTISQVPMAPSAAAMAAAQAIVAAQALQAHAAQVQAQQAQSAKDSSGSSDKSGKAADALKRTLQVSNLSPLLTVEQLKQLFSFCGTVVECTITDSKHFAYIEYSKPEEATAALALNNMDVGGRPLNVEMAKSLPQKPAAVNPSLASSSLPMMMQQAVAMQQMQFQQALLMQQTMTAQQAANRAATMKSATELAAARAAEISKKLKVDGIGNEETETKEKSRSPSLSRERSKSKSKSPIKYRSRRRSPTYSPPYRHSRDHRSRSPLRSRHYSRYEDDRRAYREGRDASERSRRRDLDRSRSHRSPISRKNRSRSISPRRRKSYRAGSDSPSHQRERSPQRGRKSDHSDLRSPSRHHGKSRSSPRKDDGDKLKHRRWSRSKSLETKHHSDEKINETRHGKSKNRDRRRSRSASLENKHSKRRSSPRSMDKNISKHRRRSRSNSREKVDDTTSKYHGRRRSRSSSSESKHLPDGKVDSSRDEKLKHRSRRRSRSKSVDGKHHRREKSDRSRDKKLRHHDRRSSRSISPEAGRQKVTRLSPTSSDENKSKRRRSLSPEDKPRVDVTDIDNGYIAENSKHHGRQRSRSISGENGESNLSPSTKENEFKHGEKSILEPVGGRESSLSKDDIPGEDQGREGLNSQYSNVEEPSKIEVAGVEQVDLAGS, from the exons ATGGCTGATCGTAACTTGGTTGTTGCGAAACCAATCTGGATGAAGCAGGCTGAAGAGGCGAAACTGAAGAGCGAGGCTGAGAAAGATGCAGCGGCTAAAGCTGCTTTCGAAGCTACTTTTAAAGGCGTAGATAAGATTCCTGCAAAAGAAGCAGCATCCTCAGATAGTGATTTTGAAGATACTGAGGACTTGGAACACAAGCCGATTGGCCCTGTTGACCCTGCTAGATGCACAGCAGCTGGAGCAGGCATAGCTGGTGGCACAGCGTGTGTGCCAGCTTCGTTTACTGTGGTAACTAAGGATGTCGATGGGAGGAAAGTTCCCCATGGTGGTGCACAGATTAAAGTAAAGGTGTCACCTGGCGTAGGTGTTGGTGGAACCGAGCAAGATGGCATTGTGAAGGATATGAATGATGGTACATATACGATAACTTATGTGGTGCCAAAAAGAGGAAATTACATGGTTAATATTGAGTGCAACGGAAGACCAATCATGGGTAGTCCGTTCCCAGTGTTCTTTAGTGCAG GAACAAGCTCTGGTGGACTCCTGGGATTAGCTCCTGCATCCTCATTTCCAAATTTGGTGAATCAAAATATGCCCAACATGCCTAATTACTCAGGGTCTGTTTCGGGGGCGTTTCCTGGGCTGATGGGAATGATTCCAGGCATTGTAGCTGGTGCTTCTGGTGGTGCTATCTTGCCTGGAATTGGAGCATCTCTTGGAGAAGTATGTCGAGAATACCTTAATGGTCAATGTGCGAAAACAGATTGTAAGTTAAATCATCCACCTCACAATTTGCTTATGACTGCAATAGCTGCAACAACCAGCATGGGAACTATCAGTCAAGTGCCTATGGCCCCTTCTGCTGCTGCTATGGCAGCTGCTCAGGCTATTGTTGCTGCCCAAGCCCTTCAAGCCCATGCTGCTCAAGTGCAAGCTCAACAAGCTCAGTCTGCCAAAGACTCTTCTG GTTCATCTGACAAATCTGGAAAGGCTGCTGATGCACTGAAGAGAACATTGCAAGTTAGCAATCTAAGCCCACTTCTCACCGTGGAACAGCTGAAGcaactttttagtttttgtgGAACTGTTGTTGAATGTACCATTACTGATTCAAAGCATTTTGCTTACATCGAATACTCAAAGCCCGAAGAAGCTACTGCTGCTTTGGCATTGAACAATATGGATGTTGGAGGTCGACCTTTAAATGTAGAGATGGCAAAGTCGCTTCCACAGAAACCAGCTGCGGTGAACCCTTCACTTGCTTCATCTTCTCTGCCCATGATGATGCAGCAAGCTGTAGCCATGCAACAAATGCAATTCCAACAGGCTTTGTTGATGCAACAAACTATGACAGCTCAGCAGGCTGCTAATCGTGCAGCAACTATGAAGTCTGCAACAGAGTTGGCAGCAGCTAGAGCAGCGGAAATAAGCAAAAAACTTAAAGTTGATGGAATTGGGAATGAAGAAACTGagacaaaagaaaaatcaag GTCACCTTCCTTGTCCAGGGAGAGGTCAAAATCCAAATCAAAATCACCTATTAAGTACCGAAGTAGGCGGAGATCTCCAACTTATTCACCTCCGTATCGGCACTCAAGAGATCATAGATCTAGATCACCATTGAGATCTCGCCATTATTCTAGGTATGAAGATGATAGGAGGGCTTATAGAGAAGGGAGAGATGCTAGTGAAAGATCTAGAAGGCGTGATCTAGATAGATCAAGAAGTCATCGTTCACCCATCTCAAGGAAAAATAGAAGTAGAAGCATAAGTCCTCGCAGAAGAAAATCATACCGAGCAGGTTCTGATTCTCCCAGTCACCAGCGTGAACGTTCACCACAAAGAGGTAGGAAATCAGATCATTCTGATTTAAGATCACCTAGTCGCCATCATGGGAAAAGCAGATCATCCCCAAGAAAGGATGATGGTGACAAACTAAAACATAGAAGATGGTCAAGGTCTAAATCTCTTGAGACTAAGCATCATTCTgatgaaaaaattaatgaaacGCGACATGGAAAGTCAAAGAATCGGGATAGAAGGCGGTCGAGATCTGCCTCGCTGGAAAACAAGCATAGTAAAAGAAGATCATCGCCTAGAAGCATGGACAAGAACATTTCTAAACATAGAAGGCGGTCTAGATCAAATTCTAGGGAAAAGGTTGATGATACCACATCAAAATATCATGGTAGAAGGCGATCACGGTCAAGTTCTTCAGAAAGTAAACATCTCCCTGATGGTAAGGTGGATAGCTCTAGAGATGAAAAACTGAAACATCGTAGCAGAAGAAGATCCAGGTCAAAATCTGTAGATGGTAAGCATCACAGGAGGGAGAAATCAGATAGAAGCAGAGACAAAAAGTTGAGGCATCATGATAGAAGGTCATCCAGATCTATATCTCCTGAGGCTGGACGGCAAAAAGTGACTAGGTTGTCACCTACCAGTTCtgatgaaaataaatcaaaacgTAGGAGATCACTCTCTCCTGAAGATAAGCCTCGTGTTGATGTTACTGATATAGATAATGGATATATAGCTGAAAATTCAAAGCATCATGGGAGACAGAGGTCTAGGTCAATTTCAGGAGAAAATGGAGAAAGTAATTTATCTCCAAGTAcgaaggaaaatgaatttaaacatGGAGAGAAATCAATACTAGAACCTGTAGGAG GCCGTGAATCTAGTCTCTCAAAGGATGACATACCAGGAGAAGATCAGGGTAGAGAAGGTTTAAATTCCCAATATTCTAATGTCGAGGAACCAAGCAAAATCGAAGTGGCTGGTGTTGAGCAAGTTGATTTAGCTG GAAGTTAG
- the LOC120085576 gene encoding uncharacterized protein LOC120085576 isoform X2, with the protein MPESMEATPSVPPSLDLQSVRSELEELQRSLEENEAYTPDSLGSEKLLKECALHLESRLQQILSEYSNVDSFLGIDDLDAYVEHMKEELVAVEAESSKISNEIEVLKRTNIEDSNKLKMDLEVLKLSLDRFTSQDPEEATFNCSSMNGEDQMNIVNRECNAFEVLELEGQIEQNKKILKSLQEVDKIFKSLDVIEQVEDTIGGMKVIDVADNFIRLSLRTHIPNLEDFSTLQRLEGIIEKSVLDHELLIEVLEGTMELKNAEIFPGDVHLHDIINASKSISNSSLEWFVRKVQDRIVLCTLRRFVVKSANKSSHSFEYFDQDEMIICSMIGGIDACIKVSQGWPLADSPLKLISLKSSDHYTKGVSLSLICKKMANSLDARICRNLSSFADAVEKILKEQMHLELQADSG; encoded by the exons ATGCCAGAATCGATGGAAGCTACACCGTCTGTACCTCCAAGCCTCGATCTTCAATCAGTTCGCAG CGAGCTAGAAGAGTTGCAGAGATCGTTGGAGGAAAATGAAGCTTATACGCCGGATTCATTAGGTTCTGAGAAGTTACTGAAGGAGTGTGCTCTCCATCTCGAG AGCAGACTACAGCAGATTCTGTCAGAATACTCTAATGTCGATAGTTTCTTGGGGATTGATGATTTAG ATGCGTATGTTGAACATATGAAAGAGGAACTTGTCGCGGTGGAAGCTGAAAGCAGCAAAATCTCCAATGAGATCGAGGTTCTTAAGAGAACCAATATAGAAG ATTCTAATAAATTAAAGATGGATCTTGAAGTATTAAAATTGTCACTAGATCGTTTTACATCACAG GATCCTGAAGAGGCAACATTTAATTGCAGCTCTATGAATGGTGAAGATCAGATGAACATAGTCAACCGTGAATGCAATGCATTTGAG GTTTTGGAACTTGAAGGTCAGATTGAGCAGaacaaaaaaattctaaaatcttTGCAAGAAGTAGATAAGATATTCaaaag TTTGGATGTTATTGAGCAGGTTGAGGACACAATTGGTGGTATGAAGGTCATTGATGTTGCTGATAATTTCATTAGATTATCATTACGTACACACATTCCAAACTTGGAAGATTTTTCAACCTTACAAAGACTTGAAGGTATAATTGAGAAATCTGTATTGGATCACGAGTTGCTAATAGAAGTTTTGGAGGGGACAATGGAGTTAAAGAATGCTGAG ATCTTTCCTGGTGATGTCCACTTGCACGATATCATCAATGCTTCAAAGTCAATCAG CAATTCTTCATTGGAATGGTTTGTGAGAAAAGTACAAGATAGGATTGTTTTGTGTACTCTTAGGCGGTTTGTTGTGAAGAGTGCAAACAAATCAAG TCATTCTTTTGAGTATTTTGATCAAGACGAAATGATAATATGTAGTATGATTGGAGGGATTGATGCGTGTATTAAGGTGTCTCAAGGTTGGCCATTAGCCGATTCTCCTCTGAAACTTATATCGCTCAAGAGCTCAGATCATTATACAAAAGGAGTTTCTTTAAGCCTCATTTGCAAG aaaatggCGAATTCCTTGGACGCTCGTATTTGCCGAAATCTATCAAGCTTTGCGGACGCTGTTGAAAAAATATTGAAGGAGCAAATGCATTTAGAACTCCAAGCTGACAGTGGTTAA